The sequence below is a genomic window from Chryseobacterium foetidum.
AGCGAAGTTTTGAGCAAAGGAACTTTTCCGCCGACAACAAAATTTATATCATCGATTACGGCAGCGCATCCATCGGGAGATTCTACTCGAATGTAAAGTGTAGTATTTGTACTGTAGCTCCAGTTGTTTGGAAGGTTATTATTAAGTCCCAAATTAGCTTCTGTCAATGTAGTGTAATATTTCACATTTGTAAAATATGTAGGATTACTCACCACCAACAGCGTAACATCAGATAAAACCACATTCACAATACCGTCTAAATTTTCATCACAGAAGGCATTAACATTCAGAGGATTGATGACAGCTACTGGAAAAAAATTCAGTGTTATCTGAGCAATTCCCTTACAGCCTGAGGTGTTTTTTATTAAGGCATAAACAACTGTACCATTGGTGGCTGAGTAATTCGTAGCAGATGTAATTTGTGCAGGTAAATTTTCGTTCTGAGCATCGGCAAGATTGGTAAAATAGTTCACAGTAATATTGCTGCCTGTACTTACATTCGCCTGTGTAAGATTAAATGTTCCCTGGCCGTTTACATTGCATGAGGTTAATGTTGTGTTATTAAAAGCAAATGCGGGAATATTTACTGTAACGGTTACCGTCTCACAATCCGGGAAGTTTGGATCATTTCCGCAGAAGGTATATGAAAAAGTATCTGTTCCTGCTGTACCTGGAGAGGTAGCAGTGTAAGTAATGATTCCAGTTGTTGTATTTAAGGCGACAGTTCCCAAAGCAGGTTGAGTTACAATGGAAACCGTTGACGCTACCGGAGTTTGTGTTGAACTTGAGAAAGTTGGAGTAAATATTTTGGTACTACAAACAGTTTGGCTTTCACTGGTGAGCTTTGTACAGTTTTGTACAGGAACTGGCACGGAAACCAAAGGTGCACAACTTCCCATCGTTACTGAAACGGTGTAATTTCCTGATTGTGTCGGCGAATATGACGTTCCGTTTGCTCCAGGAATCGCTGTTCCGTTTCTAAACCATTGATAGGTGTCATAAATAATAGGATCTACCGTGAGCACAACTCCGGGAATACATGTGCCGGATTTTAAAATAACCGGTTGGGTAGGAAATCCTGCAAAGAAACCTCCGTAGCCAACAGCATCACTTCCGGCATTGATTCCAGCTGTAATTGCTTTTGTAGAAAGAATGGTAAGTGTTCCCGTTACGTTTGGAATGCCATAAGTTACCCAGCTGGAAGTTCCTGTCATGGTGAAAGGGCCTGTTCCTGCTGGTGGTGGAACTCCGTTGATGGTAACAACAGCATCTCTTTCGGTAATTAAATTTAATTTTGTTGGAATATTAAGTATGCCCGAAGGATTTACTCCTGTATGAACGAAATTTTCATTGATAAATCCGAGCTCATTGATCTGTTTCGGAAGATAACAGTTTAGTGCCGGAATAAAATTGAAACCTCCGGTTGCCACTTCATCAGCTGCAGAAGAATTTCCGGCTAACATTTGGTAGACGTAAGCGTTTTTACTGGTTTTTAAGTATAAATTATAATGTCCTGAACCCTGCAAAATATATTTTGAACTGGGAACGACGTAATACTGTCCGATATTCAGTGTTGCAACAGGAGGTATTTCATTATTTACATAAACAAGTGTATTGTTTTCTGTGGCAATTACAAGTGCGCCTTCCATGTTCGAGCCGATGCTTCCGTTTCCTTTTACGAGGGCAAATTCACTTCCGAGACGGCTTACAGGAACAGACTGATCCATCAGAATATCAGAACTCAGCGGAATATTTCCTGCATACTGTCCGTTGAAGTTTCCATTGGTTACATTGACCGGTTTGGTTGACTGTATTTTAGCCCCAATAAAACCATCCCAGTTTCCTGCAATAGTTCCGTTTCCGTCTATAATGTAGGACTGACCTTTATTTAAAGTGAAACTCAGGGTAGGATTGGTAACCGCAGTAGTTCCGTTGGAGAACTGTACCGTATTTTTATACCCCGATATGGTAACCTGTGTATTGTCTTCTGTCGCCAAAACACTTGTCATAAAGTTGAGAATTCCGTTACTGACTGTTATCGGAGCGGTCGCAACATGGAAAGTTGTTCCGGTGGAGGGAATTCCTTTAGAAGTGATAATTTCTCCGTGATTAAATACAGAAAATCTTAAGTTGGCATAAAAGGGAAATTCTGCTTTCAGATATAAACCTTTTGTAGAAGTGGTAAATAAGTCTGACTGCACTGTTGTGATGATATAATTTCTTAAAACATCAAACTTCTGGGGATTATTTTTGCTGATGATAACTGTACCGATTACAGTATTGTTGTTATAAATGGTAACAGGAAAGGGTGTCGTTCTGCTGGTTGAAAGATATAAAGTCTGGTAAGGATTCGGGTTTCCTGTACGGTCTACCATCGGTGCAAACCAATGCTCACGGTCAAGCTGTGCCAGCGAAACGGAATATATGAAGATTAAAAGAAAAAAGGATAGAATTTTCTTCATCAGAGATACGGTTTCTACAAATTTAATAATTAATTTTTATTAATTGTTTAAAATAACGCAAAAAACCACAGCCAAATGACTGTGGTTTTTAATTATTGATGAAAATTAAGTATTATTCTCTGTTTTTTACAAGAACCCATCCTGAGAATTTCACAGGAGTTTGAGTTCTGTTGTTTTCGTTCCAGGAAATGCTGAACCAGTAATTTCCGGTAGAGATTCTCTTACCACCAACTGTTCCGTCCCATTTGTACCCTTTGTCTTTGTTACCTTCAAAGATTTGTACACCGTAACGGTCGAAGATTGAGAAGGTAAGATTAGGTTTATGAGCCAGTGAAGAGTAATCAAGAACATCATTTACACCGTCATTATTTGGCGTAATTACGTTGATGATGTTAGGTATTGTAATATTCACCTGCTGTGGTACACAGTTAAAACTGTCTTTCACATAAACTGTTATATCACCTCTCGGTAGATCAGGGAAAACATTAGAATCCTGCCACTTGATATTGTCAATTGAATATTGATATGGAGCAGTTCCACCTGTAACCTGTACTGTAATGGTTGTACCTGATACTTCAATATTTGTAACTACGGGCTGTTGCGTAGGATAAACCGTTACATTCTGCCTTGTGGTACAGTCACCTGTCTGCAGATCCACCCAATAATTACCAACAGTAACGTTGCTGATGGTCTGTGTAGTATCTCCGTTGCTCCACGTATATCCGTCGAAACCTGCTCCTGCATCCAGAGTGGTTCTGTCTTCAATACAGATTTCTTTATCTACTAAAACTGTAGAATATACAGGAGGAAGTACAATAAGAGTAATTACTGCAATTCTGTAACATCCGTTGGTATTGCTGACTCTCACATAAACTACTCCGTTTGGAGCAATATAATTATCGGGATCTGTAATTTCATTAGTCTGATTCTGAGCATCTGTTAAAGAAGGGTAGTATTTCTTAGATGTTCCGGTCTGAAGAGTTACGTTTGCCGCTGTAAGGTCAAATAATGCTGTAGAAACATTGGTGGGTAAAAAACAAGATCTCAGCGTAGCATTGGTAACTGTCGGACTTTCTGAGATCGTGAAAGTAAGTGTAATCTGCTCACAGTCTACGAATTCAGGGTCATTTCCACAGAATTTATAAGTGATTGTATCTGTCCCTACATAAGCGAAATTCGGAGTGTATCCTATTACACCGGTAGTAGGGTTAATGATTGCTGTTCCGTTTGTTGGAGGTGTTACGATTGTAACTGTTGAAGGTACATAAGTCTGTGTTGAACTCGTAAACTGAGGTACAATATTATAATAGCCCTCGCAAACCGTTTTTGCATCCGTAGTCTGCTGAAGACAGGTGAAAACTTTGTAAACAGGAGTTGTAGCAGGTACACAGGATCCAACTGTAATTCTCACAGTATAATTTCCTGCAATTGTTGGTGTATAAGAATAGGAATTGGCACCGGGAATAGGAACATCGTTTCTGAACCACTGATATGTATCATAACCGTCATCTACTTCCAAAACAAGCCCTGGAATACAGTCTCCAGTCTGCTTGGCAATTAATGGAATTGATGAGAAACCTGCAAAATATCCACCATAACCTGAAGTACTGTGACCTCCGTTAATCCCTGCAGTAACAGCTTTGTTAGATTGAATTGCAATATTTCCGTTGATGGGCTGAATGGCATACGTTACCCAGTTCGAGTTTCCGGTTAAAGGAAATGGTCCTTGTGCGGCTGTAGGTGTTAAAGGTGCACCTCCGTTCACAGTATATGTTACGGTGGCACCTACTTCGGTAAGGATATTTAGCTTAACAATCGTACCAGATGGTACAGCACTGGCACCTCCTGCTCCTGTAGGCATTTCTCCCACCTTACCAATCTCATCAATTTTTCTTGGCAGAAAACAGTTTAAAGGAGGTATATAATTAAAACCACAAGTTGCATTGTCATTATTTACCGATACAAGTTGATACAAATAAACATTCTTTGTAGTGCTGATATACATGTTCGGGTGTCCTCCAGGTTGAGTTATATAACTGCTTCCCGAAATTCTGTGCCATTGACCAGCATTTAAAGTCGCTGCAGGGGTGGCAGATCCGTTTAAATATACTTCAGTATTATTTTCTGTAGCAATTACGATTCCTCCTTCCAGTTCTTGCGCTGTAGCAGACCTTGTTCTTACCATCGCAAATTCATTCCCTAATCTGCTAAGTGGAACAGACTGGTCTAAGATGATATCGGTACCGGATGAAGTTGTAGCACCAAAATTTCCTGTTACGTTCCCGTTTGTAAGGGTGATCGGCTTGGTAGCAACGATTTTTGCTCCCATGAACGGTGCTGCGGGACCAATCGTACCTGCAAAAATAAAAGACTGTCCTTTATTTAAAGTAAAGGTATGTGTATTGGTTGTTGGTGTTGCTCCCAGAAAAGTGATCGGAGTAATTGCGCTCCAAGTCGCTGTAACTGTGGTATTATCTTCTGTTGCTAAGACTCCTGCTGTAAAGTTGTCAGCGACACGACTGGTAACAGATGGAGTGTTCGCAACAAAAAACTCGGTTCCGATACCAGCTTTACCTTTGCTGGTCAAAACTTCAGCATGCTGTACGCTGTTGACCATTCTCAACGTACAGTAGAAAGGTTTTGTGCCATTGAGATATAAACCTTTATTGATAACAGTAAACGCCTCACCAGTATTTGTAGCTGCGATGTTTCCCGCGGGTACTATATAGGTCTGTGGACTGTTTTTGCTTATTGTTACTGTTCCCAAAACAGTATTATTGCTGTTTACCGTTACTGTCACGGGTGTCACAGAATCTGTAGAAAGATAAAGTGACTGTGCTGTAACAGATGTGGATGCATAATATGGTGCAATCCAGTGCTCTGTATCTCGCTGGGCAAACAAATTAACCGAGGAGATCATTAGTAGTAGAATTAGTAGAAATTTTTTCATAAGCAGAATTAGGATTTTCGCAAAAATAATGAATTTTTTGTAATGATATGTTTTTAATTTTATATAAGTCGAGATTAAAATTGAATTTTTAGGTTTAATGCTTAAACATGATTGTAAATAAGATAGAATGAACTCAAAGTATATTTTAAATAAAGTTTATTATACTATAACAGAAATTAATTTCATCGAGCATTAATATCTTAAAAAACGAACCATTAAAAAATGCCGTGGTTAAAAAACCACGGCATTTAATTTTTCAGAGAATTTATTTATTATTCCCGGTTCTTAACTAATATCCAACCAGTGTATTTGATTGAAGTTTTCTGTGCATTAGGCTCATTCCAGTTGATGTGATACCAGTAAGTTCCGGTTACCACGCCTTTTTCAAAGAATTTGCCATCCCATTTATAGTTGTTGAATTTGTCTCCTGTAAAGATTTTGTTACCATATCGATCGTAAATAACAAAGCTTAGGTTTTCTTTGTATTTCAAAGCGCTGTAATCTATAAAATCATTTACATTATCTCCATTAGGTGTGATTGCGTTGATCAGATTCGGAACCGTAACTTCTACTGCCACCGGAGCACAGTTATAAGAATCTTTCACATAGAAAGTATGCTGCCCTCTGGAAAGACCAGTAAATACATTAGAATCCTGCCATGTCGTTGTTCCGTCTACCGCATATTTGTAAGGTGCTTTACCGCCGCTGATATTTACAGTAGCTGTTGTATTGTTGATATCAATTGAGGTGATAACGGGCTCCTGAGCTTTGATTACTCTCACAAACTGCTGTACAAAACATCCGTTGTTTTCAAGTTTTACCCAATATTCTCCTACCGGAACTCCAAGAATAGATGAGGTAGTTGCTCCAGTATTCCATAAATAACTGCTGTAGCCTGGGCCTGCATCCAGATCTGTTCTTCCGTCAATACAAATGACTTTGTCTACCAGTTGTGCTGACTTCTTGATCGGAATAGCAATCAGCGTAATTTTTGCATTTGCTTTACAGCCTTCCGGTGTGGTAACTTTTACATAAACAAAGCCTCCTGCAGAAAGGTATGCCGTTGGATCTGTAATAATATTTTGATTCGTATTAAGATCGTTAAGTGTTGGATAATATGTTTTAGTAACACCATTGTAATCAATAACATTTGCACTTGTTAAATCAAAACTTGCTTTATCAGTATACTGACAGGCTGTTAAGGTTTTATCATTTACGACAAATGGAACTAATGTGAGATTAAGAGTGATCTTTTCACAGTCTACAAATTCTGCTGCATTCCCGCAAAACTGATAAACGATGGTGTCTGGTCCTAAATATCCAGCTGTAGGCACATAAGTTATTACTCCCGTTGAAGGATTAATTGTAGCCGTACCATGAGTAGGCTGTGTAATTATGGTAACGGTACCAGCCACCGGCGTTTGGGTAGAACTTGAGAAAGCTGGAATAATCGTTGTCGATCCGCAGATGTTTAAATTTTTTACGGTTTGCTTTAAACATGTAAACACTTTGTAAATTGGTGTTGTCAATGGTGGGCATGTTCCCATTGTTACCGTAACTGTATAGTTTCCTGCTGCTGTCGGTGTATAAGTATTGGCAGTTGCTCCTGAAATGGCAACGCCGTTAAGGTACCATTGATATGTGTCGTAGCCACTGTCAACCTCAAGAATAATACCCGGAATACAGTCTCCTGTTTGCTTTGCGATTACAGGAACTGAATTAAAGCCTGCAAAGAAGCCACCATATCCCGCCGAGCTGTAACCTCCATTCACACCGGCGGTAACTGCCTTGTTAGACTGGATTGTTAAGTTACCTGTAATTCCCGGAATATCGTAGGTAACCCAGTTTGTATTTCCCAAAAGCGCGTACGGCCCTTGTGCTGCTGTCGGAGTAATCGGTGCTCCGCCGTCGACGCTGTAAGTTACAGTTGCTCCTGCTTCGGTAATAATATTAAGTTTTAAAAGAAACGTAGATGTTGGAGTACCAGAGCCGCTGGCACTTGTCGGCATTTCTGTGATCTTTCCAATCTCTTCGATTTTTCTAGGCAAGAAGCAGTTCAATGGTGGGATATAATTGTAGCCACCATTATTTCTTGTATTCATATTTCCTGACACAAATTGATACAGGTACGCATTTTTAGTAGTTCTCACATAAATATTGTAGTGACTGGAGGTACCCTGTTGCACATATCCGGAATCCAGTATTCTATAAAAATCTCCTTCGTTAAGAGTTGCCACTGGAGTTAAACCATTATTTAAGTAAACTTCTGTATTATTTTCAGTTGCTATTACAAGACCGCCCTCCATGTTGTATCCCGTACCATGTGCGCCTAATGTTCTGATCATAGCAAATTCTTTCCCCAAACGGTCTATAGGTACAGATTGGTCTAAGATTAAGTCGGAACCGTCTGTTCCACTTCCGTTTGCATAAAAACCATTAGAATTTCCGTTGGTTACAGAAACTGGCTTATCAGCAGAGATTTTTGCTCCAATGAATCCTGTGTGATTGGCAGATGTGCCAGCTGTTCCGGCAAGGATGTAAGATTGTCCCTTATTAAGCGTGAATGTGATATTGCCGGTAGCAGTACCATTATTGATGAAGTTTACTGCCGGATCAAAACCTGATACTGTTACTGCAGTGTTGTTTTCAGTAGCCATAATTCCCGTCGTAAAATTATAACTAGAAACAGTAGTGTTGGTTATAGGCGCATTTGCTGCATAGAAAATTTTTCCGATACCTGCTTTTCCTTTGGAAGTTAAAATCTCGCCATGTGAACCATTATAAATTCTCAAGGTTAAAAAATATCCTTTATCACCTTGTGTATAAATACCTTTATTGATTGGCACAAAAGCATCTGCAGGAGTTGAAACTTCAACAATATCAGTTGATGCCGTCGGAATATTAAAGTACTGAGGGTTACCTTTAGAAATTGTTACTGCGCCGATCTGTACATTATTGCTATAAATTTTCACCTCAAAAGGTGTGGTCTGATCAGTTGAAAAATACAAGCCATGATTATATGAAGTTGAGGAACTATCATAAAACGGTGCGATCCAATGCTCTGTATCTTTTTGGGCAAACAGACTGGTGAACGTCAGAAACACTAATGCAAAACTTAGTAGAAATTTTTTCATAGGAATTGGAATTAGGATTTCTACAAAAGTAACATAAAATTTTAAGATATAATTAAAAAATATTAACAAAAGTTTAAAGATTATTCTCTATTCTTGATTATTAACCAACCAGAATAAGAAACCGGTAGTTTGGTGTCAGGTTCTGCCCATTTGATTACATACCAATACGTTCCGGTTGGCAGGTTTCTGTTTCCGGCTCTTCCGTCCCATTTGAAATTCTTACCTGTAGATCTGTAAAGCGGTGCTCCATATCTGTCCACTACTTCGATGCTCACATTTTCTTTTATCTGAAGATCAGTGTAATCCAGATAATCATTATAACCGTCTCCGTTTGGTGTTATAGCATTGATGAGGTTAATAATAAGGAAGTCTCTTACAATTGGCTCGCATCCGTCCTCGCTCTTTACGTATGCCTTGTACGGACCTCTCGAAAGGCCGGTAAAAATGTTACTCG
It includes:
- a CDS encoding T9SS type B sorting domain-containing protein: MKKILSFFLLIFIYSVSLAQLDREHWFAPMVDRTGNPNPYQTLYLSTSRTTPFPVTIYNNNTVIGTVIISKNNPQKFDVLRNYIITTVQSDLFTTSTKGLYLKAEFPFYANLRFSVFNHGEIITSKGIPSTGTTFHVATAPITVSNGILNFMTSVLATEDNTQVTISGYKNTVQFSNGTTAVTNPTLSFTLNKGQSYIIDGNGTIAGNWDGFIGAKIQSTKPVNVTNGNFNGQYAGNIPLSSDILMDQSVPVSRLGSEFALVKGNGSIGSNMEGALVIATENNTLVYVNNEIPPVATLNIGQYYVVPSSKYILQGSGHYNLYLKTSKNAYVYQMLAGNSSAADEVATGGFNFIPALNCYLPKQINELGFINENFVHTGVNPSGILNIPTKLNLITERDAVVTINGVPPPAGTGPFTMTGTSSWVTYGIPNVTGTLTILSTKAITAGINAGSDAVGYGGFFAGFPTQPVILKSGTCIPGVVLTVDPIIYDTYQWFRNGTAIPGANGTSYSPTQSGNYTVSVTMGSCAPLVSVPVPVQNCTKLTSESQTVCSTKIFTPTFSSSTQTPVASTVSIVTQPALGTVALNTTTGIITYTATSPGTAGTDTFSYTFCGNDPNFPDCETVTVTVNIPAFAFNNTTLTSCNVNGQGTFNLTQANVSTGSNITVNYFTNLADAQNENLPAQITSATNYSATNGTVVYALIKNTSGCKGIAQITLNFFPVAVINPLNVNAFCDENLDGIVNVVLSDVTLLVVSNPTYFTNVKYYTTLTEANLGLNNNLPNNWSYSTNTTLYIRVESPDGCAAVIDDINFVVGGKVPLLKTSLSTFYCDDDTDGVKVVNLNLFVPQFTTDPGVNISFHGTLADANNDTGAINNSVNLTGTQTFYIRFEKAGQCPSVGSLTLTVKIPKKSDILADKTVCPKATTTLDAGSGFTSYNWSTGATTPSISNVPAGNYWVELTFDGCTYRQFVSVSESSPLIITSLDINGTTVTVTATGGTPPYEYSLDGFNWQSSNVFKEVPTGNHTVYVRDYQQCEVVQQTFVIINLINTITPNGDSVNDVIDYSALMNKENLVFRIFDRYGAEQFRGTPQNKFTWDGMVRGRHVSTATYWYFISWTENKIVNVKYSSWLLVKNRNDSLWDR
- a CDS encoding T9SS type B sorting domain-containing protein → MKKFLLSFALVFLTFTSLFAQKDTEHWIAPFYDSSSTSYNHGLYFSTDQTTPFEVKIYSNNVQIGAVTISKGNPQYFNIPTASTDIVEVSTPADAFVPINKGIYTQGDKGYFLTLRIYNGSHGEILTSKGKAGIGKIFYAANAPITNTTVSSYNFTTGIMATENNTAVTVSGFDPAVNFINNGTATGNITFTLNKGQSYILAGTAGTSANHTGFIGAKISADKPVSVTNGNSNGFYANGSGTDGSDLILDQSVPIDRLGKEFAMIRTLGAHGTGYNMEGGLVIATENNTEVYLNNGLTPVATLNEGDFYRILDSGYVQQGTSSHYNIYVRTTKNAYLYQFVSGNMNTRNNGGYNYIPPLNCFLPRKIEEIGKITEMPTSASGSGTPTSTFLLKLNIITEAGATVTYSVDGGAPITPTAAQGPYALLGNTNWVTYDIPGITGNLTIQSNKAVTAGVNGGYSSAGYGGFFAGFNSVPVIAKQTGDCIPGIILEVDSGYDTYQWYLNGVAISGATANTYTPTAAGNYTVTVTMGTCPPLTTPIYKVFTCLKQTVKNLNICGSTTIIPAFSSSTQTPVAGTVTIITQPTHGTATINPSTGVITYVPTAGYLGPDTIVYQFCGNAAEFVDCEKITLNLTLVPFVVNDKTLTACQYTDKASFDLTSANVIDYNGVTKTYYPTLNDLNTNQNIITDPTAYLSAGGFVYVKVTTPEGCKANAKITLIAIPIKKSAQLVDKVICIDGRTDLDAGPGYSSYLWNTGATTSSILGVPVGEYWVKLENNGCFVQQFVRVIKAQEPVITSIDINNTTATVNISGGKAPYKYAVDGTTTWQDSNVFTGLSRGQHTFYVKDSYNCAPVAVEVTVPNLINAITPNGDNVNDFIDYSALKYKENLSFVIYDRYGNKIFTGDKFNNYKWDGKFFEKGVVTGTYWYHINWNEPNAQKTSIKYTGWILVKNRE
- a CDS encoding T9SS type B sorting domain-containing protein → MKKFLLILLLMISSVNLFAQRDTEHWIAPYYASTSVTAQSLYLSTDSVTPVTVTVNSNNTVLGTVTISKNSPQTYIVPAGNIAATNTGEAFTVINKGLYLNGTKPFYCTLRMVNSVQHAEVLTSKGKAGIGTEFFVANTPSVTSRVADNFTAGVLATEDNTTVTATWSAITPITFLGATPTTNTHTFTLNKGQSFIFAGTIGPAAPFMGAKIVATKPITLTNGNVTGNFGATTSSGTDIILDQSVPLSRLGNEFAMVRTRSATAQELEGGIVIATENNTEVYLNGSATPAATLNAGQWHRISGSSYITQPGGHPNMYISTTKNVYLYQLVSVNNDNATCGFNYIPPLNCFLPRKIDEIGKVGEMPTGAGGASAVPSGTIVKLNILTEVGATVTYTVNGGAPLTPTAAQGPFPLTGNSNWVTYAIQPINGNIAIQSNKAVTAGINGGHSTSGYGGYFAGFSSIPLIAKQTGDCIPGLVLEVDDGYDTYQWFRNDVPIPGANSYSYTPTIAGNYTVRITVGSCVPATTPVYKVFTCLQQTTDAKTVCEGYYNIVPQFTSSTQTYVPSTVTIVTPPTNGTAIINPTTGVIGYTPNFAYVGTDTITYKFCGNDPEFVDCEQITLTFTISESPTVTNATLRSCFLPTNVSTALFDLTAANVTLQTGTSKKYYPSLTDAQNQTNEITDPDNYIAPNGVVYVRVSNTNGCYRIAVITLIVLPPVYSTVLVDKEICIEDRTTLDAGAGFDGYTWSNGDTTQTISNVTVGNYWVDLQTGDCTTRQNVTVYPTQQPVVTNIEVSGTTITVQVTGGTAPYQYSIDNIKWQDSNVFPDLPRGDITVYVKDSFNCVPQQVNITIPNIINVITPNNDGVNDVLDYSSLAHKPNLTFSIFDRYGVQIFEGNKDKGYKWDGTVGGKRISTGNYWFSISWNENNRTQTPVKFSGWVLVKNRE